The sequence TGTCCAACCTGAATCTGCTCGGGTGACAAGCCCGTCGCCGCCAAGGCGTCATCCAGTACCGCCTTGAATAAGTCAAAACTGTCCAAGTCTTCTCGGGCCCAATTGCGGGCAAAATCGGTTTGGCTGCCGCCAAGCACATATACCGTCATGTTCATGCTCCCTCGTATTGTTATGGTAGTCAGGAAAAACCGCGCAAGCTCAGCCCGCGATCTGCTCTTGCAAGACGAAACGCTGAACTTTGCCCAGCGCATTTCTCGGCAATACCTCCAGTAACTCCAGACGCTCGGGCAACTTGATACGGGAAACGCCCTTGGCCTGCAGATAACGAACAATGTCGTCCAAGGATGGCGCTAGTTCTTGCGACACCGGCACCACGCAGGCACAAATACGCTCTCCCAGCACGCTGTCGGGATAGGCGCAAACGGCCGCCTCTCTCGCACCGGGCAGCCCTTCCAGCAACACATCCAGCTCGGATGGCGACAGCTTCATGCCGCCGCGATTAATGATGTCTTTGCAACGCCCGGCAATGCGATAAAACTGCTGTGCATCCCCGCAGATCTCCACCAGATCACCGGTGAGGAAATATCCATCCTCAGTAAAGACCTCGGTATTGTCGCTATGCCAGTAGCCGTCAAAGACGGTGGGACCTTTCACCGCCAGCTCCCCGGCGATACCCGGCTCGGTGATCTCATCGCCGGTTTCGGGGTTCAGCACCTTTGTCCAGATCGTTTTACTCGCGGCAGAGGGCCACTCCAGCCCGGGGCTGCCGAAGCGAGGGAACATATAGGCGCGTACACTGGGATCGGGAACATCTTTGGGCTTGGAGAGCAGGTTGATTCCCTCATTCGAGCCGTAGTAATTGACGATGCACTTCCCATAGTCGTGCTCAAACTTTTCCATCATCCAGGGCGACAGCGGCGCTGACCCCGAGCCAATAGACCGTAGCGAGCTAAAATCAAACTGCTGCCACATCGACTCGTCCTTGGCGAGCTGATTGAGAACCGCCGGAGGAATGATGGTGAAGTTCACTCGTTCGATCTGCATCTGTGTCAAAAACACCGCGGGATCAAAAGGGTGGTGAAGAATCAGGCTGCAGCCCTGTAACACCCACGCGTAGAGAAACGCGCTTATCGATGCCATATTTACCATCGGAAAAGCGTTAAGTAGCACGTCTCCCGTTTGATAATCACCCGCTTCAATACAGTTACGCGCAACCGTTACCCACATATTGTGTGACCGTGGCACACCCTTCGGCAGCCCGGTTGTACCGGAAGTCCAGCACAGGGAAAGAATACGGTTGGCATCCGAATAATCTGGCAGGTTTGGCAGTTCCGTCGTCGTCAGCCTCAGCGTCAGCTTATCGCCAAACAGCGCGACAGCCACATCTGGTGAAAAGCAAGCAGAGCGTCGGCTGCCAAATGCTTCGCCCTTAAAAACGTCCACCGAAATAAAGGCCTTTGCGCGCGCGGCCTTGGCAAAATGCTCTAGTTCATAATCGCCATACTGAACCGGCACTGGCGAAATAATGGCGCCAATACGGCTAATCGCGAGATAGCAGACGACCAGTTCCACGATATTAGGAAGCTGGACGATGACGACGTCATCTTCGCAAACACCAAGTTGCAATAAGTCTTGCGCCAGATTGAGACTGGCCGTTTGTAATTCGGCATAGTTAAGGCGATGTGGTACTGATGCCACCAACGCCTCCCGATTGGGCGCATCGGCAACAGCCAACTGCGTCGGCGCCTTCTGCGCATAGTCGTCCAACAACTGGTGGAGAACCTTGCCTTCCCAAAGGCCACTTGCCTGATAGCGGTCTATCGTTGTTTGCTTGGATGTAATCATGGGCTTTCCGTGTCGTTATTATGAATTATCGTGTCGCTACGCCGCGGTAACTTAAAGCGCCAGTGCCTCGCGGTACTCGCGCTGCAGTTGCTCAACAAGCTCTGCAATGGATTGCCGCGCATGGATCGCCCCGACACCCTGGCCCGCCGCCCAGATGTCGCGCCAACGCTTCGCGTCTCCGGCGGCTTTCATAAAATTGATATCCGCAGCCGCGGGCATATTGGAAGGATCGTAGCCTCCCTGTATGAGGCTTTGACGCAGCCAGTTGGCTTTCACCCCGGTGATCGCATCGCTGGTGATAATGTCGCTACCCGATGCCTCCACGACCATTTTCTTGTATGCCTCCTGGGCCCGGCTTTCATGCGTGGGAATAAACCGCGTTCCCATATACACATAATCGGCCCCCATCACTTGTGCAGCTCGCAGAGACCGTCCCGTCGTGATCGCCCCAGACAGAATGATTTCACCGTCGAAAAATCCGCGAACCTCTTCCACAAAAGCAAAAGGAGACAGTTGCCCGGTATGACCTCCTGCGCCGGCACAAACCAGCGCCAGACCGTCGACGCCTGAGGCCGCCGCCTTGCGCGCGAAATCCAGAGAAACCACATCTGCATACACCTTGCCGCCGTAGCTGTGTACCTGATCGACCGCATCCCGCGGACTCCCCAAGGCGGTAATTACAATCGGCGCCTGGTACTTCACTGCCAGCGCCAAATCGTCGTAGCAGCGAGGATTCGTGCGATGCATCACCAAGTTCATCGCCCAGGGCGCCGCCTCAGGGCTCTCTGCCAGAGCGGAAGTAATCTCCTGTAACCAATGTTCAAGGTCCTCAAGTGTCCGCGCATTGGGCGATGGAAAGGACCCCACAATCCCGGCGCGACACGAGGCGATCACCATTTCAGGACCTGACAGCAGAAACATTGGCGCCTGGATAATCGGCAACCGGAGGCGACTTTGGGTAGCGTCGGGGCCCGGCTCAGGGCGGACTCCAGAACCACGAGAAACTTCTTCTGACATCGGTTAGCAACTCCACATCGGACGAATATTTACTTTTGTTATTGAACCAATATGCTATATCAACCCAACACATAACGACAACAAGCAGATACAAAAACCCATAATAAAACATATAACTTATTGTTTTTTAAATAACTTAACCAAAAATAACTCAATGCCGGAAAGGCACCTGCAAAAAACACTTGCACTATTAGACTAATAATTTATAGACTCGACAGCAAGACAAGAACAACCAGCGCGGCATTACATAGCACTGCCATATGCCAAGCACGCGTTAACCGCCAAATAACCGTATAAAAATAGGGAGAGTTTTATGACCGCCAATAGCCATAGCAGCTACCCACTGACCGAGCGCTGCCTGGGCAGCGCGCCTCGGCTCGACGACAGCCCTGAATGGATCTATGACATCGACAACCCCTATTTACATGGGGTGTATGCACCAACAAACCACATTGATGTCAGCGCTACCGCACTGGAAGTAGAGGGTGAAATTCCCAAAGATATGGACGGCGCCTATTTGCGTAATGGCCCCAATCCCCGCCAAAAGCCCAAGAACCCCTACCACCCCTTCGATGGTGACGGCTTTGTTCACGGCCTGTACTTTCGCGACGGACAAGTCAGTTATCGCAACAGCCAGATTCAGACGGCTGCGCTCTTGCGTGAGCAGGAAGAAGGCCAGGCAGTATGGCCAGGCGTTATGGGGCCCTTTGACTTTTCACTGCCCGACTCCCCCATAAAAGACACGGCCAATACAGACATCATCTGGCACAACGGGCGGCTAATTGCGCTGTGGTATAACTCGGGGATCCCCTACACACTTGACCCCGTCACGCTTGAGAACCTCGGCCCTCTCGAGTCGCCGAGTACGCTATCGCGCAAAATGTCAGCGCATTCACGCGTCGACTGGCAAACCGGGGAAATGTTTTTCTTTGAATTTGGCGACGAGCCACCCTACATGACCTATGGCGTGCTCAATCCCGACGGCACACTGAAACATGAAAGCCCAATAGATTTGCCCGGACCACGCCTTCCCCACGAAATCAGTTTCACCGAAAACTATGCGGTGCTGCACGACCACCCGCTATTCCACGATATTAATGTGCTCAAACGGCACAATATGCGGGTCGTACACTTTCACCGTGATATGCCGACACGCTTTGGTTTGATTCCTCGGCTCGGCACGGAAGTACGATGGTTCGAATGCGAGCCTTGCTATGTTCTGCACACCTCTAATGCCTGGGAAGATGGTGACTGGGTAGTAATCGATGGCAGCCGTTCGACCAACCCGATGCCTCAGGCCGACCCCAGCGAAGGCGCGCTGTCGCATATGCTGGCCTATATGCGCCTGGAGGCGAATAACTACCGGTGGCGCCTCAACCTGCGTACCGGCGAAGTGCGCGAGGGACCCATCTGCGACCTCAACTCAGAATTCAATAAGTCGAACCAGATCTTCCATGGCGTGAAAAGCCGCTACGCCTATCACCAAAAAATACCGCTGCTTGCCGATGGTGGTCACACACTGCGTTTTACCGGCCTGATCAAATACGACAATGAAACCGGACAACGCCAGGAGTGGGACTACGGCCCAGGCGTTTTCGGCAGCGAAGCTCCTTTCGTACCGAAGCGCGGCGCTGATCGCAGCAGTGAAGAAGACGACGGCTATGTAACGACGTTTATCACCGACACCAACAACTGGAGCTCACACTGTCTGGTGTTCGATGCCAAAGACATCACCCAAGGCCCCATTGCCAAAATCAAACTCCCTCACCGACTACCGGCAGGCTTCCACGGCTGGTGGGCGCGCGGCGAGGACATTTATCGCTGAACAACACGCTAGCCATATTCCAATAATAAAACCGTCAAGGCGTAGAAAGCATGAACCTAAAACTCTCCCTCGCAGCGCTGGTTGCGGGGTTGGCGGCGAGCACCGTCGCGACAGCGCTTCCCCTTAATCCAGCCGATGCCGCTGCCCGTTGTCACGCGATAGAAGCACCGGGCAACACACAGCTCGTTGAGCCGGGGCAATGGCAAACTGGCGGCGCACTGCCGCCACACTGTCAGCTTCGTGGACAAATCAATAAGCGCACCCGCTTCGAGCTGCGGCTGCCGCAGGACTGGAACGGCCGCTTTGTCATGGCCGGTTGTGGTGGCTTCTGCGGCAGCTTGCTTCCCGACAAACCCGGCTACTCCAATAGCATCAATGCCGCCTTGAAAAAGGGATATGCCGCTATCAGTCACGACGGCGGACATCAGGGACAAAGCTGGGAAACTCAGTGGGCCTATAGCGACCCGGAGGCCCTTGAGTTATACGCGCATAAAGTTTTGCCCGTGGTAAGCGACGTCGGCCTTAGCTTAACAACGGCATTCTATGGCGAAGCTCCTCACCACCGTTATTTCTCGGGCTGCTCAAACGGCGGTCGACTGGGAATGATGGCCGCACAGCGCTACCCCGAGCTATTCGATGGTATTGCGGCGGGCGGTGCCATCTTCAGCCTTAGCGAGGTTGCCGGTAAATGGGGAAACTGGATGACCCGCCAGACCATGCACCAAGGCAAACCGGCATTGTCACGACAAAAAAATGCACTGCTCAAGCAAAGCGTCATCGAGCAGTGCGATCAGCTTGATGGTCAGCTCGATGGCATTATTTCAGCACCTAAGCGATGTCGGCCGGATTTCAGCGGGCTGCAATGTCAATCCAATACAACTGGGAAAGACTGTTTTAGCCAAGACGAAGTCATGCGGTTACAGCGGCTGTACAGCGGTAAACGAGATGACGGTACGCGCGTCACCGAAACCCTGGAACCGGGCGCCGAGCACTACACCGACATCTGGCTGTTTGGCGAAGACAATAAACCGGCCTGGGGACTCTCAGCATCGGCGGGCTATCGCAACCTGCTCTCGCAGGAATTATTCCAGCGCGAACACTCCGCCCCCCTCGATGCCCAGACGCTGCAGCAATGGGTCTCTACGTCGCGTCTACCTGCACTGCTTGATGCCGATAACCCGGATCTGTCAGGCCTGCGCAATGCAGGAGGCAAATTATTTATCTATCACGGTTGGGCCGACCCGCTAATTATCCCACAGCCCATGCTGGACTATTACCAGCGGGCGGCCGCGCACAGCGGTGGGGTTACAAAACTGGCAGATCACGCACGCCTGTTCATGGTTCCCGGTTGGGGCCACTGCTGGGAGCGCCCCGCCGATGCCCCCGACCAGTTTGATCCCTTGGAAATTGTCGCCAACTGGGTGGAGAACGGCGCTGCGCCCGATCACTTCATTGCCAGCCAGCTTGATAGCAATGGTGAAATCCTACGGCAGCGTCCGGTTTGCGCCTATCCGCAGCAAGCGCGTCTGGTCGATAAAGACCAGCCGGAAAAAGTGGCGAGCTATCAGTGTCAGTAACCCTTAGTAGAACGTTCTTTTGATCTAGCGATAACAATAAAGCACCGGAGAAAAATTGATGTTTACACAGACTCATCACACGCTTAAAGCCTTGCCCGCAGCGCTGTTGGCCAGCGCGGTTATCAGCAGCAGTGCAGTAGCCGCGCAGCTTGAAGAGGTATTGGTTACCGCCGAAAAGAAATCGGCCAGTATTCAGGATGTGCCTATGTCAGTCGCCGCAATTGCCGGCGACGATGTTGGCATGGGTAAAGTCACCGAGATGAATGATGTCGCTCTGAAGACCCCCGGCATGTCATTTACCCAGTTCAACCTCGGGGAACCCCGTGTCTACATTCGCGGCATCGGCAACAGCTCCGATTCAGCGGCCAGCGATTCGGCTGTCGGTATTTTTATCGATGAAATCTATATCGGCCGGGCGGGTGGCAGTGGCTTCGACCTCTTCGATCTGGAACGCATCGAGATTCTGAAGGGACCGCAGGGTACTCTCTACGGCAAAAACACCAACGGTGGCGCCATCAACTTTATTACCAGCCGCCCGGACTACGAGCCGATGAGCAAGCTCAGTTTCACTGCCGGAAATAAGGGCTTGTTTCATGCCCAAGCACTGGTGACCGGCGGACTGACCGATACCATCGCAGGCAAGTTGAGCGTGGCCAGCAAGCAGCGCGATGGCTTTCAGAAGAACGTCATTCGCCCCTCAGACGTAACCGTCGATACCAATCTGAGTAACAGCCCGATTATCGGCAACTCCCAGGGAGCGAAAGGCGGCGGCGATGAGCTGGGCGATATTGAGAGCGTCAATGTGCGCGGACAGCTGCTGTTTGACCTCAGCGATA comes from Spongiibacter tropicus DSM 19543 and encodes:
- a CDS encoding NAD(P)H-dependent flavin oxidoreductase, coding for MSEEVSRGSGVRPEPGPDATQSRLRLPIIQAPMFLLSGPEMVIASCRAGIVGSFPSPNARTLEDLEHWLQEITSALAESPEAAPWAMNLVMHRTNPRCYDDLALAVKYQAPIVITALGSPRDAVDQVHSYGGKVYADVVSLDFARKAAASGVDGLALVCAGAGGHTGQLSPFAFVEEVRGFFDGEIILSGAITTGRSLRAAQVMGADYVYMGTRFIPTHESRAQEAYKKMVVEASGSDIITSDAITGVKANWLRQSLIQGGYDPSNMPAAADINFMKAAGDAKRWRDIWAAGQGVGAIHARQSIAELVEQLQREYREALAL
- a CDS encoding tannase/feruloyl esterase family alpha/beta hydrolase, producing MNLKLSLAALVAGLAASTVATALPLNPADAAARCHAIEAPGNTQLVEPGQWQTGGALPPHCQLRGQINKRTRFELRLPQDWNGRFVMAGCGGFCGSLLPDKPGYSNSINAALKKGYAAISHDGGHQGQSWETQWAYSDPEALELYAHKVLPVVSDVGLSLTTAFYGEAPHHRYFSGCSNGGRLGMMAAQRYPELFDGIAAGGAIFSLSEVAGKWGNWMTRQTMHQGKPALSRQKNALLKQSVIEQCDQLDGQLDGIISAPKRCRPDFSGLQCQSNTTGKDCFSQDEVMRLQRLYSGKRDDGTRVTETLEPGAEHYTDIWLFGEDNKPAWGLSASAGYRNLLSQELFQREHSAPLDAQTLQQWVSTSRLPALLDADNPDLSGLRNAGGKLFIYHGWADPLIIPQPMLDYYQRAAAHSGGVTKLADHARLFMVPGWGHCWERPADAPDQFDPLEIVANWVENGAAPDHFIASQLDSNGEILRQRPVCAYPQQARLVDKDQPEKVASYQCQ
- a CDS encoding carotenoid oxygenase family protein translates to MTANSHSSYPLTERCLGSAPRLDDSPEWIYDIDNPYLHGVYAPTNHIDVSATALEVEGEIPKDMDGAYLRNGPNPRQKPKNPYHPFDGDGFVHGLYFRDGQVSYRNSQIQTAALLREQEEGQAVWPGVMGPFDFSLPDSPIKDTANTDIIWHNGRLIALWYNSGIPYTLDPVTLENLGPLESPSTLSRKMSAHSRVDWQTGEMFFFEFGDEPPYMTYGVLNPDGTLKHESPIDLPGPRLPHEISFTENYAVLHDHPLFHDINVLKRHNMRVVHFHRDMPTRFGLIPRLGTEVRWFECEPCYVLHTSNAWEDGDWVVIDGSRSTNPMPQADPSEGALSHMLAYMRLEANNYRWRLNLRTGEVREGPICDLNSEFNKSNQIFHGVKSRYAYHQKIPLLADGGHTLRFTGLIKYDNETGQRQEWDYGPGVFGSEAPFVPKRGADRSSEEDDGYVTTFITDTNNWSSHCLVFDAKDITQGPIAKIKLPHRLPAGFHGWWARGEDIYR
- a CDS encoding class I adenylate-forming enzyme family protein, yielding MITSKQTTIDRYQASGLWEGKVLHQLLDDYAQKAPTQLAVADAPNREALVASVPHRLNYAELQTASLNLAQDLLQLGVCEDDVVIVQLPNIVELVVCYLAISRIGAIISPVPVQYGDYELEHFAKAARAKAFISVDVFKGEAFGSRRSACFSPDVAVALFGDKLTLRLTTTELPNLPDYSDANRILSLCWTSGTTGLPKGVPRSHNMWVTVARNCIEAGDYQTGDVLLNAFPMVNMASISAFLYAWVLQGCSLILHHPFDPAVFLTQMQIERVNFTIIPPAVLNQLAKDESMWQQFDFSSLRSIGSGSAPLSPWMMEKFEHDYGKCIVNYYGSNEGINLLSKPKDVPDPSVRAYMFPRFGSPGLEWPSAASKTIWTKVLNPETGDEITEPGIAGELAVKGPTVFDGYWHSDNTEVFTEDGYFLTGDLVEICGDAQQFYRIAGRCKDIINRGGMKLSPSELDVLLEGLPGAREAAVCAYPDSVLGERICACVVPVSQELAPSLDDIVRYLQAKGVSRIKLPERLELLEVLPRNALGKVQRFVLQEQIAG